The Streptomyces sp. NBC_00775 genome includes the window CCATCGCGCGCAGCCGGTCGTTGGTCGTGGTGACCTGCGGGCCGGTGAGCACGCGCGGCAGCTTCAGCATGGTCGTGCGGAGCTTCTTGAGCTCCACCTGGCCCTCGCCGGTGCCCACGAGAATGTCGTTCACCGGAACGTCCGAGACGATCCGCGCCATCTTCTTCTTCTCGGCGGCCAGCAGGCTCTTCACCCGGTTCGGGTTGCCCTCGGCGACCAGCACGATGCCGGCCTTGCCGACCGCGCGGTGCACCACGTCCTGGCTGCGGTTCATCGCCACCGCCGGGGTCGTGGTCCAGCCTCGGCCGATGTTGTCGAGAACGGCCGCGGCTGCGCCCGGCTGTCCCTCCATCTGACCGAAGGCGGCTCGCTCGGCCCTGCGCCCGAAGACGATCGCCGTCGCGAGGAAGGCGAGCAGAAGGCCGAGAATGCCGAGATAGACCGGGTGGCCGATCAAGAAGCCGATCGCGAGGAAGACACCGAGGGTGAGAATTCCGACAGCCGCGAGTACAAGACCGATCTTGGAGTCGGCCTTGCGGGTCATCTTGTACGTCAGGGCGATCTGCTTGAGTCGCCCGGGTTCAGCAGCGGCGTCCGCTGCGGTTTCCTTCCTCGCCATGCCACGAAGTCTACGTGGCCCGGGAGGCGCCGACGACGGCAGTACCGGGGGAGCGCCGGGGCAGCGGGCCGCGGTACCGG containing:
- a CDS encoding DUF4191 domain-containing protein gives rise to the protein MARKETAADAAAEPGRLKQIALTYKMTRKADSKIGLVLAAVGILTLGVFLAIGFLIGHPVYLGILGLLLAFLATAIVFGRRAERAAFGQMEGQPGAAAAVLDNIGRGWTTTPAVAMNRSQDVVHRAVGKAGIVLVAEGNPNRVKSLLAAEKKKMARIVSDVPVNDILVGTGEGQVELKKLRTTMLKLPRVLTGPQVTTTNDRLRAMGDLMSNMPLPKGPMPKGMRMPRGGSKGR